One window of Hymenobacter canadensis genomic DNA carries:
- a CDS encoding Hpt domain-containing protein, producing the protein MYHSHAAGPPCEENAPLYHFAALGRLADDPAFVCKIKQVFLQDTPVRLAGLEAAIAAANWCLVAREAHSLKSMMGLLGLLLPIHLLRQMEQAADSRPAQQHMSTWLRCLRLSVAPVLLALHNELRAGSSAANPLGPA; encoded by the coding sequence ATGTACCATTCCCACGCCGCCGGTCCCCCGTGCGAAGAAAACGCGCCGCTATACCATTTTGCCGCCCTGGGCCGGCTGGCCGACGACCCCGCTTTCGTGTGCAAAATCAAACAGGTATTTCTGCAGGACACGCCGGTCCGGCTGGCGGGCCTGGAAGCGGCCATTGCCGCGGCCAACTGGTGCCTGGTGGCCCGGGAGGCCCACAGCCTCAAGTCGATGATGGGCCTGCTGGGCTTGCTGCTGCCCATACACCTGCTGCGGCAGATGGAGCAGGCCGCCGACTCCCGCCCCGCCCAGCAGCACATGTCCACCTGGCTGCGGTGCCTGCGCCTGTCGGTGGCCCCGGTGCTGCTGGCTCTCCACAATGAGCTGCGCGCCGGCAGCAGCGCAGCGAATCCGCTGGGGCCGGCCTGA
- a CDS encoding LytR/AlgR family response regulator transcription factor: protein MPAPAPLTCVIVDDNTMNRLTLEQFVRITEGLEVQASLADPVALLPLLEQEPLPHLLLLDIEMPQLTGLELVKLLPTPGPEVVLVTSHARFAVDAFTLRVADYLLKPLEYARFLQAVARVRERLASRPLPSRPDLHTDDQSLFIRTNNKLVRLDFDQVLYIEAMSAYCVLVTATRKHIVHATLKALDEQLPFAHFLRVHRSYMVNTRLIDSVADGHLQLGSFEVPIGKSYEQTLMARLRSL, encoded by the coding sequence ATGCCCGCTCCTGCCCCGCTCACCTGCGTTATCGTCGACGACAACACCATGAACCGGCTCACCCTGGAGCAGTTCGTGCGCATCACGGAGGGGCTGGAGGTGCAGGCCTCCCTGGCCGACCCCGTGGCGTTGCTGCCGCTGCTGGAGCAGGAGCCCCTGCCCCACTTGCTGCTGCTCGATATCGAAATGCCTCAGCTCACGGGCCTGGAACTGGTGAAGCTGCTGCCCACGCCCGGCCCGGAGGTAGTGCTGGTGACCTCGCACGCCCGGTTTGCCGTTGATGCCTTTACGCTGCGTGTGGCCGACTACCTGCTCAAGCCCTTGGAGTATGCCCGCTTTCTGCAGGCTGTGGCCCGGGTGCGGGAGCGGCTGGCCAGCCGCCCGCTACCCTCCCGACCTGATCTGCACACCGACGACCAGTCCCTGTTCATCCGCACCAACAACAAGCTCGTGCGCCTGGATTTCGACCAGGTGCTTTACATCGAGGCCATGTCGGCGTACTGCGTACTGGTTACAGCCACGCGCAAGCACATCGTGCACGCCACCCTCAAGGCCCTCGACGAGCAGCTGCCCTTCGCCCACTTCCTGCGGGTGCACCGCTCCTACATGGTCAATACCCGCCTCATCGACAGCGTAGCCGACGGCCACCTGCAGCTGGGCAGCTTCGAGGTGCCCATCGGCAAAAGCTACGAGCAGACCCTGATGGCCCGCCTGCGCAGCCTGTAG
- a CDS encoding PAS domain-containing hybrid sensor histidine kinase/response regulator, whose amino-acid sequence MKKTVPPSKSPSAADQRLAELEAELATLRAVAAVTEHSPNLLIRLDAAGVRAYANAAACAFEQQLPAAAAAELQAHLREQAAACLAAGHPRRTELASGGRYFTLTACPEPTTEAATLYLTDITEHYQAEQQVTQQRDFFQSVLNELPGDVAVFSAEHRYIFLNPAAIKNPEIRAWIVGKDDFEYCEYRGFSPERAMGRRQYFTQALSSRTEAAWEEELPLPDGTKYFLRRFLPIYRPDGTLNFMLGYGLDITDRRSTEERLRESDEMLREQQAFQQLVLDVIPAAVYVRDQGRTTFANRAMQELNELARDQSKRVRQNPKGQEAREVAHYAQVDAQVLASGQAMRSEDSLTLANGEVRWFQTVKCPFPRPDGTVLVLGASTDITASKEARLRVERSEKRYRDLQHYALALIYTHTLDGQMLTVNPACAQLMGVPAEVLAAGRLAHALAPPLRPRVDNYLRTLNTEGEVRGVVRVSTAGGHTHYVLYHSHRVQEAGQEPYVIGYGQDITDRVLAEQELKRAKKVAETAAQARTTFLANMSHEIRTPLNGVLGMAALLAKTKLTAQQHEQVAIIHSSGQHLLAVINDVLDVAKITSGKLELEQTAFNLCDSVGQAVAPLAQQARQRGLEFRAELPGPDCPWVLGDPFRLNQILLNLLSNAIKFTHYGAVTLSSRLLADSADKVTVEFRVSDTGIGIPADKLDYIFESFTQAKADTTRQFGGTGLGLNISRALVEQFGSRLVVESTPGQGSTFYFSITLPKAAEPESVTPPVPQDGALEGLRVLLVEDNTINRLVARQMVQSWGGHVDEAPDGLVALELFEKNRYDVILMDIQLPGMSGLDITRHIRQHADASRAGVAILALTANAYQSDMQQYLAAGMNDCLAKPFDEAELCRKLQALRPAAAVLYDLSKFRALAHGNADFVPDIIRSFLHDIPPSLDQLREAVVSRRWTEARRLVHFIKPNLEALAVAGTAPLLAELDTISPVTLENPGRMLEVVEQLTAAVGMVLEPLARELPG is encoded by the coding sequence ATGAAAAAAACCGTTCCGCCTTCCAAATCCCCCTCCGCTGCCGACCAGCGTCTTGCCGAGCTTGAGGCGGAGCTGGCCACGCTGCGCGCCGTAGCCGCCGTCACCGAGCACAGCCCCAACCTGCTGATCCGCCTCGATGCCGCCGGCGTGCGCGCGTACGCCAACGCGGCGGCCTGCGCCTTCGAGCAGCAGCTGCCTGCCGCGGCGGCAGCTGAGCTGCAGGCCCACCTGCGTGAGCAGGCCGCGGCCTGTCTGGCGGCGGGCCACCCGCGACGCACGGAGCTGGCCAGCGGTGGCCGCTACTTCACGCTCACGGCCTGCCCCGAGCCCACCACCGAAGCTGCCACGCTCTACCTCACCGACATCACCGAGCACTATCAGGCCGAGCAGCAGGTCACCCAACAGCGGGACTTCTTCCAGAGCGTGCTCAACGAGCTGCCCGGCGACGTGGCCGTGTTCAGCGCCGAGCACCGCTACATCTTCCTGAACCCGGCCGCCATCAAGAATCCCGAAATCCGGGCCTGGATTGTGGGCAAGGACGACTTCGAGTACTGCGAATACCGCGGCTTCTCGCCCGAGCGCGCCATGGGGCGGCGGCAGTACTTCACCCAGGCCCTTAGTTCGCGCACCGAAGCGGCCTGGGAAGAAGAGCTGCCCCTGCCCGACGGCACCAAATACTTTCTGCGCCGCTTCCTGCCCATTTACCGGCCCGATGGCACCCTGAACTTCATGCTGGGCTACGGCCTCGACATCACCGACCGCCGCAGCACCGAGGAGCGGCTGCGCGAGAGCGACGAGATGCTGCGCGAGCAGCAGGCCTTTCAGCAGCTGGTGCTCGATGTGATTCCGGCCGCCGTGTACGTGCGCGACCAGGGCCGCACCACCTTCGCCAACCGCGCCATGCAGGAGCTCAACGAGTTGGCCCGCGACCAGTCGAAGCGCGTGCGGCAGAACCCCAAGGGGCAGGAGGCCCGCGAGGTGGCCCACTATGCCCAGGTGGATGCCCAGGTGCTGGCCAGTGGCCAGGCCATGCGCAGCGAAGACTCCCTCACGCTGGCCAACGGCGAGGTGCGCTGGTTCCAGACTGTGAAATGTCCCTTCCCGCGTCCCGACGGCACGGTGCTGGTGCTGGGCGCCAGCACCGACATTACGGCCAGCAAGGAAGCCCGCCTGCGGGTGGAGCGCAGCGAAAAGCGTTACCGCGACCTGCAGCACTACGCCCTGGCCCTCATCTACACCCACACCCTAGACGGGCAGATGCTGACCGTAAACCCCGCCTGCGCCCAGCTCATGGGCGTGCCGGCCGAGGTGCTGGCCGCCGGCCGCCTGGCCCACGCCCTGGCCCCGCCGCTGCGGCCCCGGGTGGACAACTACCTGCGCACGCTCAATACCGAGGGCGAGGTGCGCGGCGTGGTGCGCGTGAGCACTGCCGGCGGCCACACCCACTACGTGCTCTACCATAGCCACCGGGTGCAGGAAGCCGGGCAGGAGCCCTACGTCATCGGCTACGGCCAGGACATTACCGACCGGGTGCTGGCCGAGCAGGAGCTGAAGCGCGCCAAGAAGGTGGCCGAAACCGCCGCCCAGGCCCGCACCACTTTCCTGGCCAACATGAGCCACGAAATCCGGACGCCGCTGAACGGGGTGCTGGGCATGGCTGCGCTGCTGGCCAAAACCAAGCTCACCGCCCAGCAGCACGAGCAGGTGGCCATCATCCACTCCTCGGGGCAGCACCTGCTGGCCGTCATCAACGACGTGCTCGACGTGGCCAAGATTACCTCCGGCAAGCTGGAGCTGGAGCAGACTGCCTTCAATCTCTGCGACTCGGTGGGGCAGGCGGTGGCGCCGCTGGCCCAGCAGGCCCGGCAGCGGGGGCTGGAGTTCCGGGCCGAGCTGCCTGGCCCCGACTGCCCCTGGGTGCTCGGCGACCCGTTCCGCCTCAACCAGATTCTGCTCAACCTGCTCAGCAACGCCATCAAGTTCACGCACTACGGGGCCGTCACGCTCAGCAGCCGGCTGCTGGCCGACAGCGCGGACAAGGTCACGGTGGAGTTCCGGGTGTCGGACACCGGCATCGGCATCCCGGCCGACAAGCTGGACTACATCTTCGAAAGCTTCACCCAGGCCAAGGCCGACACCACCCGGCAGTTCGGGGGCACGGGCCTGGGCCTGAACATCAGCCGGGCGCTGGTGGAGCAGTTTGGCAGCCGGCTGGTAGTGGAATCCACGCCCGGACAGGGCAGCACCTTTTATTTCAGCATCACGCTGCCCAAAGCGGCCGAGCCCGAGAGCGTGACGCCCCCCGTGCCCCAGGACGGCGCGCTGGAGGGCCTGCGGGTGCTGCTGGTGGAAGACAATACCATCAACCGGCTGGTGGCCCGCCAGATGGTGCAGAGCTGGGGCGGCCACGTCGACGAGGCTCCCGATGGCCTGGTAGCCCTGGAGCTGTTCGAGAAAAACCGCTACGACGTGATTCTGATGGACATTCAGCTGCCGGGCATGAGCGGCCTCGACATCACCCGGCACATCCGCCAGCACGCCGATGCTTCCCGCGCCGGGGTAGCCATCTTGGCCCTCACGGCCAACGCCTACCAGTCGGATATGCAGCAGTACCTGGCCGCCGGCATGAACGACTGCCTGGCCAAGCCTTTCGATGAGGCCGAGCTGTGCCGCAAGCTGCAGGCCCTGCGCCCGGCCGCCGCTGTGCTTTACGACCTGAGCAAGTTCCGGGCCCTGGCCCACGGCAACGCCGACTTCGTGCCCGACATCATCCGCTCGTTTCTGCACGATATTCCGCCCAGCCTGGATCAGCTGCGCGAGGCCGTGGTCAGCCGCCGCTGGACCGAAGCCCGCCGGCTGGTGCATTTTATCAAGCCCAACCTGGAAGCCCTGGCCGTGGCCGGCACCGCCCCGCTGCTCGCCGAGCTGGATACCATCAGCCCGGTGACCCTTGAAAACCCTGGCCGCATGCTGGAGGTAGTCGAGCAGCTGACGGCCGCCGTGGGCATGGTGCTGGAGCCGCTGGCCCGTGAGCTGCCGGGGTAG
- a CDS encoding T9SS type A sorting domain-containing protein, translating into MSNITRLLWAVLSLWAAALTAQAQNQPQLIAAGGSHTASIHPDGTLWTWGANTSGQLGDGSYANHAAPEKVGFDANWLSVAAGQSFTVALRTDGTLWTWGGNDNGQLGAASTGGSRSQPAQVGTDVWQSVSAGERHVEAIRADGTLWAWGNNTYGQLGNGITAPQDAPVQVGTATWQSVAAGAQNTVAIRTDGTLWAWGSYQLLNGSTAATPVQIGTATTWRQVSVGNGSAVAIRTDGTLWAWGSNGSGQAGNGTTNPLAVPVQIGSATTWQSATAGASYTVAIRTDGTLWAWGDNTYGQLGDGTTARRLAPTQVGGLGGWKAVDAGETHTVALRRDDTFWAWGDNTSSQLGNNAGLQASPVQVAPPSTWRAVATGHNHSVGIRADGSLWAWGNNAYGQLGDGTTTSRDATVPIGAATWQSVSAGGRFTLAIRADGTLWGWGENTEGQLGNGTRENQRAPVQIGTASTWQRVSAGGRHVVALRTDGTLWAWGSNNSGQLGIGALPAQNAPMQVGTDTNWQSAGAGGSHTMAVRTDGTLWAWGSNSDGQLGNGTTADQSNPVQIGTATTWRNVAVGSQFTLAVRANGTLWAWGDNSFGQLGNRTFTSQQAPLQIGTSSTWQSVQAAGYVSAALRTDGTLWTWGNNNVGQLGNGTTATQNVPVQVGTGATWQRVATGGSHMLAIRADNLLWAWGWNSSGQLAQPVANPTPLYIPSGGTPLTTVATTAAGSWQLVPNPAQRRVQLRGLPTKEVEVQVFDTQGRLVHTAASPEIVLTDLTPGLYLLRATTKSATRTLRLVVE; encoded by the coding sequence ATGTCGAACATTACGCGTCTTCTATGGGCTGTGCTTAGCCTGTGGGCTGCTGCACTAACGGCCCAGGCTCAAAACCAGCCACAACTCATTGCCGCGGGTGGTTCGCACACGGCTTCCATTCACCCCGACGGGACCTTGTGGACGTGGGGGGCCAATACCTCCGGCCAACTGGGCGATGGGTCATACGCCAACCATGCGGCGCCAGAAAAGGTGGGATTCGATGCAAACTGGCTGTCGGTGGCAGCGGGCCAAAGTTTTACGGTCGCCTTGCGCACCGACGGCACGCTGTGGACCTGGGGCGGCAACGACAACGGTCAATTGGGCGCGGCCAGCACTGGCGGCAGCCGATCCCAGCCCGCACAAGTAGGGACCGATGTGTGGCAAAGTGTGTCGGCCGGCGAGAGACACGTGGAAGCCATCCGGGCCGATGGCACGCTCTGGGCCTGGGGCAATAACACGTATGGCCAGCTCGGCAACGGCATCACAGCCCCGCAGGATGCCCCCGTGCAGGTGGGCACGGCCACCTGGCAAAGCGTTGCCGCGGGTGCCCAGAACACCGTCGCGATTCGCACCGATGGCACCTTGTGGGCCTGGGGCAGTTACCAGCTCCTAAACGGCAGCACGGCCGCTACGCCGGTGCAAATCGGCACGGCCACGACCTGGCGACAGGTATCCGTAGGCAATGGCTCTGCTGTGGCCATCCGAACCGATGGCACCCTCTGGGCCTGGGGAAGTAATGGAAGCGGTCAAGCAGGAAACGGCACCACCAACCCGCTAGCCGTTCCCGTGCAAATCGGCTCGGCCACGACCTGGCAAAGCGCCACCGCCGGGGCCAGCTACACCGTGGCCATCCGCACCGACGGCACGCTCTGGGCCTGGGGCGATAACACGTATGGCCAGCTTGGCGACGGCACCACCGCCCGCCGCCTGGCGCCTACGCAAGTCGGCGGCTTAGGGGGTTGGAAGGCCGTGGATGCCGGTGAGACGCACACCGTCGCGTTGCGCCGGGATGATACCTTCTGGGCCTGGGGCGATAACACGAGTAGCCAGCTCGGCAACAACGCCGGCTTGCAGGCATCGCCCGTTCAGGTGGCGCCGCCCAGCACCTGGCGCGCCGTCGCCACCGGCCACAATCACTCCGTTGGCATCCGGGCCGATGGGAGCCTCTGGGCTTGGGGGAATAATGCGTACGGCCAACTCGGCGACGGCACCACCACCAGCCGCGACGCAACTGTACCGATCGGCGCCGCTACCTGGCAAAGCGTGAGCGCGGGAGGCCGCTTCACCCTGGCCATTCGCGCCGACGGCACCCTGTGGGGATGGGGCGAGAACACGGAAGGCCAGCTCGGAAACGGAACGAGGGAGAATCAGCGCGCCCCCGTCCAGATTGGAACAGCCAGCACCTGGCAGCGTGTGAGCGCCGGTGGCCGCCACGTGGTAGCCCTGCGCACCGACGGCACGCTCTGGGCCTGGGGAAGCAACAACTCTGGCCAGCTGGGTATCGGTGCGTTGCCTGCCCAAAATGCGCCGATGCAGGTCGGCACGGACACCAACTGGCAAAGCGCAGGGGCAGGCGGGAGCCATACTATGGCCGTTCGCACCGACGGCACGCTCTGGGCCTGGGGCAGCAACTCCGACGGCCAACTGGGCAACGGCACCACGGCCGACCAATCCAACCCCGTGCAAATCGGGACGGCCACTACTTGGCGCAACGTCGCCGTGGGCTCCCAATTCACCCTGGCCGTTCGCGCCAACGGCACGCTCTGGGCCTGGGGCGATAACAGCTTCGGACAATTGGGCAACCGAACGTTTACTTCCCAGCAGGCCCCCTTGCAGATTGGGACGTCATCGACCTGGCAAAGCGTGCAGGCGGCCGGCTATGTGTCGGCCGCCCTGCGGACCGATGGCACGCTCTGGACCTGGGGCAACAACAACGTTGGCCAACTCGGCAACGGCACCACGGCCACGCAGAATGTCCCCGTGCAGGTCGGCACCGGGGCCACCTGGCAGCGGGTGGCCACGGGGGGAAGCCACATGCTGGCCATTCGTGCTGACAACCTGCTGTGGGCCTGGGGCTGGAACAGCAGTGGCCAGTTAGCGCAGCCCGTAGCCAATCCCACGCCGCTCTACATTCCTTCGGGCGGCACGCCCTTGACAACGGTGGCCACTACCGCCGCGGGTAGCTGGCAACTCGTTCCTAATCCTGCCCAGCGCCGAGTACAATTGCGGGGCCTGCCGACAAAAGAGGTCGAGGTGCAGGTGTTTGATACGCAGGGCCGCTTGGTGCACACCGCTGCCTCTCCTGAAATCGTACTAACAGACCTCACTCCCGGCTTGTACCTGCTTCGGGCCACCACGAAAAGTGCCACGCGCACCCTGCGCCTAGTAGTGGAATGA
- a CDS encoding T9SS type A sorting domain-containing protein: MTSTTHTVGIRTNGTLWVWGNNEEGQLGTGQPYSTSVPLLVTSGSGPLSARGARGAAGSLVLVPNPARDMVTLPGLGTNTILRLLDAQGRLVRTGAGARLSLVDLTPGLYLLQATVPGQPARTARLLVE; the protein is encoded by the coding sequence ATCACCAGTACGACCCACACCGTGGGCATACGCACCAACGGCACGCTCTGGGTGTGGGGCAATAATGAGGAGGGCCAGCTCGGCACTGGCCAGCCCTACAGCACCTCCGTGCCCCTGCTGGTCACGAGTGGTTCCGGTCCGCTGTCGGCGCGTGGAGCCCGCGGAGCTGCCGGCTCGTTGGTTCTGGTCCCCAATCCGGCCCGCGACATGGTCACCCTCCCCGGGCTGGGAACGAATACCATCCTGCGCCTGCTCGATGCCCAAGGCCGGCTGGTGCGCACCGGCGCCGGTGCGCGCTTGTCGCTGGTAGACCTGACACCCGGTTTGTACCTGCTGCAAGCCACCGTGCCCGGCCAGCCAGCACGAACGGCCCGCCTCCTGGTCGAGTAA
- a CDS encoding ArnT family glycosyltransferase, whose product MPYNYRDWANNHVWLHKQPLFLWQMALSLKIVGINEVAVRLPSALLGTLFLWPVYRLGRLAASPSVGYYLAVLFAFAYYQLELTTGWQSVDHADVVFGVYVGASLWAYAEHRHSKAWAWAAAVGVFAGSALLCKWLPGLVVYAVWAGDALLNPVRRQWAEGRRWLCALALTALVALPWQVYTHYRFPRESAFETQYAAQHFTHVLEGHDQPWHFYFGHNLWYQYHWVIVLAGAGLVVLGWRRVPDGRRRPLLWSGALLFVFFSVAATKMPSYTYVVAPCMLFLAAVAWAEGVAWLRLTTGRAAPLLEGVALLVVVAVDLRPTALLQHHTQRFASPAASQKREAKAQWAAAYRALDRTVPVGYVVVNVPSHGASEAMFYSRRPVYVDWPSAAEYRFLRQQGLHVAAFAPRQKPQPDYLRKEDILLLPDPTQLTPLLVKMK is encoded by the coding sequence TTGCCCTATAATTATCGGGACTGGGCTAATAATCACGTGTGGCTGCACAAACAACCCCTGTTTCTGTGGCAGATGGCGTTGTCGCTGAAGATCGTTGGCATAAATGAAGTGGCGGTGCGCCTGCCGAGTGCCCTCTTGGGGACGCTCTTTCTGTGGCCTGTGTATCGACTGGGCCGGTTAGCCGCCTCCCCGTCGGTGGGGTACTACTTGGCCGTGCTCTTCGCCTTTGCCTATTACCAGTTAGAGCTTACGACGGGCTGGCAAAGCGTCGACCACGCCGATGTGGTCTTTGGAGTTTATGTAGGGGCCAGCTTGTGGGCATATGCTGAGCACCGACATAGTAAGGCGTGGGCCTGGGCCGCCGCGGTGGGCGTCTTTGCCGGCTCTGCTCTGCTCTGCAAGTGGCTGCCGGGTCTGGTCGTCTACGCGGTGTGGGCGGGGGATGCCTTGTTGAACCCAGTGCGCCGCCAGTGGGCGGAAGGCCGGCGCTGGCTATGCGCCTTGGCCCTGACCGCGCTTGTCGCTCTGCCGTGGCAAGTATATACGCATTACCGGTTCCCCCGGGAAAGCGCCTTCGAGACGCAGTACGCCGCACAGCACTTTACCCACGTGTTGGAAGGGCACGACCAACCCTGGCACTTCTACTTCGGCCATAACCTCTGGTATCAGTACCATTGGGTAATAGTCTTGGCTGGGGCGGGGCTGGTGGTCTTGGGCTGGCGCCGCGTCCCGGACGGGCGGCGGCGCCCGTTACTGTGGAGCGGAGCCCTACTGTTTGTCTTTTTTAGCGTAGCGGCGACCAAGATGCCCTCCTACACCTACGTGGTGGCCCCATGCATGCTCTTCTTGGCCGCGGTGGCGTGGGCTGAAGGCGTAGCGTGGCTTAGGCTCACCACTGGGCGCGCCGCGCCCCTGCTCGAAGGGGTGGCATTACTTGTCGTGGTCGCCGTAGACCTGCGCCCGACCGCGTTGCTTCAGCACCACACCCAGCGCTTTGCATCGCCCGCCGCCAGCCAGAAACGGGAAGCTAAAGCACAGTGGGCGGCCGCCTACCGCGCCTTGGACCGGACGGTGCCAGTGGGGTACGTGGTGGTCAACGTGCCCTCACACGGGGCCTCAGAAGCTATGTTTTATTCGCGCCGGCCAGTTTACGTCGACTGGCCTAGTGCTGCGGAGTACCGCTTCCTGCGCCAGCAAGGCCTGCACGTGGCCGCCTTTGCGCCCCGTCAGAAACCACAACCCGACTACCTGCGGAAAGAGGATATCCTGCTCCTGCCTGACCCGACGCAGTTAACCCCTCTACTGGTAAAGATGAAATAG